In Methanothermobacter tenebrarum, the sequence TTTCAATGGCCTTCATCATATTGTTGTCCTTTTGGTATTCCCTCCTGATCAAATGACTGATAACCTCAGAATCTGTGGTTGATCTGAAGGTGTACCCTTCCCTTTGTAATTTTCTTCGAAGCTCCCATGAGTTTACTATGTCACCATTATGGGCTATGGCAATATCCAGGCCGTCTATTCTACTGTGAAATGGTTGTGAATTCTCTATCCTGGACTGTCCTGTGGTTGAATATCTTACATGGCCGATTCCAATGTTACCCTTGAGTTTTTTCAATTTTTTGCCATTGAAGACCTCATATAGTAGTCCCATCCCCTTGTGTGTGTAGAATTTTTTTCCGTTAGAGGTTGAGATTCCTGCAGATTCTTGTCCGCGGTGTTGGAGGGCGTAGAGTCCATAATAGATGTGGGGGGCTATATCCTTGTTTTTGTCAAGGGAGTATATGCCCACGATACCACACTTGTCCTTCACCTTAGATTCTCCCCCCACCCCTTTTTTACTCTTCTTCTGTTCTGCTCATTAAAAACAGAATCGTCCTTATGGTCCTCAGGCAGGTTCTCGCATCCTCCTTTGAAGGTGCTGCAATATAACCTTGTCCTATGATGAGATTCTCAGTCTTAAGAGTATCTGCCACTTGTACTATCCTCTTTTCATCTTCAAGTTCTTCATCAAAAAGTTCTTTCCATAATTCATGGAGGGGAAACATTTCAAGGAAACTCTTACTTTTAAGTTCCTTGTATTTTTCCTTAATTTCATGGTGTTCTTCTTGGAGGTTGGTGAACTTCTCCTCTAATTCTTCTAATTTGGAGTTTAATTCCTCCTTTTCTCCTTTGATCTTCTCCAATTCATTTGATAATCTATTATTCTCATCTTTTAGTGTGCTGTTTTCATTGACTAGTTCATCTATCTCGGACTTGAATTGGAGCACCCTTTCTTCAAGTTTTCTCAATTTTCTTATGTTTGCGATTGAGGATAAACCGGCCCTTATAATAGCATTTTTTATCTCTTCCATCATGAGTCGGGGGTCAATGTATTCCACATCATGGCTATAGGGTAATTTCACCCTTTCAACGTGCCCCACACTCTCTTTGAGGTTCCTCTGGAACTTCTCTGCAAGTTCTCTGCCAGTTGCGTCAGCATCCGTGGCTATGAGGACTATATCAGCGCCTTCAACAGCCCTTTTAGCTATTTCTAGGCTGGTGGTTGGTATTATGGAAGAGATTGTGATATGATACTCAGAACCCAAGGAAACATCCTGAAGAGCCTTCGAAACACTCTCCACATCAGATGCCCCCTCAACGATTATACGAACATCAATGGGGCCGCGATTATTTAACATTTATTTCAACCTTCGACCATTAACTTTCTTATTCTGCCAACTATAACGTCTTATCCTCTTGGATCTTCCGAAGCCGCAAGCGGCACACACCCTCTTACGTATGTGATAAGCGTTCCTTCCACAACGTCTACATCTTATATGCAGACTCTTATTCCTTTTACCGAATGATGGAGTGCCTTTCATCGTCTAATCCTCCTAAAATAAGCTTTATAACTATTATTCTATGAATACTATGGGGATATATATACTATGTTATCTCCTCTAATTAATACTGTTCCGAGTCTCCTGGTAACTTCACCATTCTCCAGTTCCTCGGCATCATTCAACACAAGGTTCATATGGAGGTCGAAACTCTTCAGAACACCCCTGAATTCCCTGTCACCTTTCAGTTTAATGAGGACTGGAGAATTCAATGAATTACCCAGCGCATCAAGTGGTCTTTGTATATTACCTTTTTGCGGATTCACAATTATCACCCTAATACTTCAATTTAACTAAGAGCATATTTAACCTTATCGGCGGAGAAGTCACTCCATACCCCCCAAAGTGTGGGATGAAAATCCCACATTTATATATGTACAACAGATGAAAAAGTGGCTACCCACAAGATTAAACAGGTAACCCCACCACGTGCAAGTAGGGAAACATCCAAATCCCTTTTTAACTGCGAATAAAAACTATGAGTCTCACAAAATTTTAACCTAAACTCACCTTCTCCGGAGCCTCTGGATATAAAGTCGCGCCCAAATGTATGCGATCATACTACCAACTATATCACCCGCAACTATAC encodes:
- a CDS encoding toprim domain-containing protein, whose amino-acid sequence is MLNNRGPIDVRIIVEGASDVESVSKALQDVSLGSEYHITISSIIPTTSLEIAKRAVEGADIVLIATDADATGRELAEKFQRNLKESVGHVERVKLPYSHDVEYIDPRLMMEEIKNAIIRAGLSSIANIRKLRKLEERVLQFKSEIDELVNENSTLKDENNRLSNELEKIKGEKEELNSKLEELEEKFTNLQEEHHEIKEKYKELKSKSFLEMFPLHELWKELFDEELEDEKRIVQVADTLKTENLIIGQGYIAAPSKEDARTCLRTIRTILFLMSRTEEE
- a CDS encoding 50S ribosomal protein L37e, with translation MKGTPSFGKRNKSLHIRCRRCGRNAYHIRKRVCAACGFGRSKRIRRYSWQNKKVNGRRLK
- a CDS encoding LSm family protein, which produces MNPQKGNIQRPLDALGNSLNSPVLIKLKGDREFRGVLKSFDLHMNLVLNDAEELENGEVTRRLGTVLIRGDNIVYISP